A portion of the Chelonia mydas isolate rCheMyd1 chromosome 23, rCheMyd1.pri.v2, whole genome shotgun sequence genome contains these proteins:
- the LOC119564383 gene encoding proteoglycan 4 isoform X2: MYLASPTPIPKSMHPPSQPHSTWTRLASPIPTTTPLSSHLHRTQMRLASPTTTPILTMTHRAQTDPSIPIPATTQSLNMAHSTWPGLAPTSPSDTTTQLPSQTHSAWMGTAPSDPTTTQPRDETYSAQMGPAPSDPTITQFPSQTHSAQMGPAPSDPTTTQPQDETHSTWMGPAPSDPTTTQPQDETHIARMGPAPSDPTTTQPQDETHIARMGPAPSDPTTSQPQDETHSAWMGPAPFDPTTAQLCSQTHSAQMGPAPSDPTTTQPQDKTHSARMGPAPSDPTTTQPQDETHSARMGPAPSDPTTTQPEDETHSARMGPAPSDPTTTQPEDETHSAQMGPAPSNPTITQLPSQTHSAQMGPAPSDPTTTQLPSQTHSTWMGLAPSDPTTTQPQDETHSAQMGPAPSNPTTTQPQDETHSAQMGPAPSDPTSTQPRDEIHIARMGPAPSDPTTTQLPSQTHSTRMGPAPSNPTTTQPRDKTHSTQMGPAPSDPTTTQPQDETHSSRMGLAFPSKPQGKPPGTRTHYASPAINGTGCAKTPGAPWLPGTPAAQTDAATTPGQPQGPVLEMPHPATRALPATAFPPTMPSTLALPSLATAPHTTTPRATTTPAPPPAQGAVTMVWETRAPVPAAGLGAVRGKGDCQEPGYKSPQLQELIQVVRELRGDLHALVHTQQQERRQLGAIAGSLAELAGAVRQLIGELPSQMLRGQSQLPLQRGAGRALHPTLTALPDTYLPKSPTERQTPPSPA, translated from the exons ATGTACCTGGcctcccctacccccatccccaaatccatgcacccccccagccagccccacagcacctgGACCAGACtagcctcccccatccccacaaccACCCCCCTTTCCAGCCACCTCCACAGGACCCAGATGCGCCTGGCCTCCCCTACTACCACCCCTATCCTCACAATGACCCACAGAGCCCAAACAGACCCAAGCATCCCCATCCCGGCAACCACCCAGTCTCTGAACATGGCCCACAGCACCTGGCcaggcctggcccccacctccccctccgACACAACCACCCAGCTTCCTAGCCAGACCCACAGCGCCTGGATGGGCACAGCTCCCTCCGACCCCACAACCACCCAGCCTCGGGACGAGACCTACAGTGCCCAGATGGGCCCGGCTCCCTCCGACCCCACAATCACCCAGTTTCCTAGCCAGACCCACAGTGCCCAG ATGGGCCCAGCTCCCTCCGACCCCACAACCACCCAGCCTCAGGACGAAACCCACAGCACCTGGATGGGCCCAGCTCCCTCCGACCCCACAACCACCCAGCCTCAGGACGAGACCCACATCGCCCGGATGGGCCCAGCTCCCTCCGACCCCACAACCACCCAGCCTCAGGACGAGACCCACATCGCCCGGATGGGCCCAGCTCCCTCCGACCCCACAACCAGCCAGCCTCAGGATGAGACCCACAGTGCCTGGATGGGCCCAGCTCCCTTCGACCCCACAACTGCTCAGCTTTGTAGCCAGACCCACAGCGCCCAGATGGGCCCAGCTCCCTCCGACCCCACAACCACCCAGCCTCAGGACAAGACCCACAGCGCCCGGATGGGCCCAGCTCCCTCCGACCCCACAACCACCCAGCCTCAGGACGAGACCCACAGCGCCCGGATGGGCCCAGCTCCCTCCGACCCCACAACCACCCAGCCTGAGGACGAGACCCACAGCGCCCGGATGGGCCCAGCTCCCTCCGACCCCACAACCACCCAGCCTGAGGACGAGACCCACAGCGCCCAGATGGGCCCAGCTCCCTCCAACCCCACAATCACCCAGCTTCCTAGCCAGACCCACAGTGCCCAGATGGGTCCAGCTCCCTCCGACCCCACAACCACCCAGCTTCCTAGCCAGACCCACAGCACCTGGATGGGCCTGGCTCCCTCCGACCCCACAACCACCCAGCCTCAGGACGAGACCCACAGCGCCCAGATGGGCCCAGCTCCCTCCAACCCCACAACCACCCAGCCTCAGGACGAGACCCACAGCGCCCAGATGGGTCCAGCTCCCTCCGACCCCACAAGCACCCAGCCTCGGGACGAGATCCACATCGCCCGGATGGGCCCAGCTCCCTCCGACCCCACAACCACCCAGCTTCCTAGCCAGACCCACAGCACCCGGATGGGCCCGGCTCCCTCCAACCCCACAACCACCCAGCCTCGGGACAAGACCCACAGCACCCAAATGGGCCCAGCTCCCTCCGACCCCACAACCACCCAGCCTCAGGACGAGACCCACAGCTCCCGGATGGGCCTGGCCTTTCCCTCCAAGCCCCAGGGCAAGCCTCCTGGTACTCGGACGCACTATGCCAGCCCAGCAATTAATGGGACAGGTTGTGCCAAGACACCTGGAGCGCCCTGGCTTCCAGGCACCCCAGCTGCACAGACAG ATGCTGCCACCACGCCAGGCCAGCCTCAGGGACCCGTCCTGGAGATGCCACACCCTGCCACCCGCGCCCTCCCAGCCACTGCCTTCCCCCCAACCATGCCCTCAACCCTGGCCCTCCCATCCCTGGCCACTGctccccacaccaccacccctcgggccaccaccacccctgctccgccccctgcccagggggcaGTGACTATGGTGTGGGAGACAAGAGCCCCCGTAccggctgcagggctgggggcagtcagggggaaggGGGATTGCCAGGAGCCAGGCTACAAatccccccagctgcaggagctgaTCCAGGTGGTGCGGGAGCTGCGCGGGGACTTGCACGCCCTCGTCCATACCCAGCAGCAGGAGCGTCGCCAGCTGGGAGCCATCGCTGGCAGCCTGGCCGAGCTGGCGGGGGCTGTACGGCAGCTGATAGGGGAGCTGCCCAGCCAGATGCTTCGGGGGCAGAGCCAGCTCCCCCTCCAGCGTGGCGcaggcagggccctgcaccccacactgACAGCCTTGCCTGATACCTACCTACCAAAGAGCCCCACTGAGAGacagacccccccctccccagcctga
- the LOC119564383 gene encoding proteoglycan 4 isoform X1 — translation MYLASPTPIPKSMHPPSQPHSTWTRLASPIPTTTPLSSHLHRTQMRLASPTTTPILTMTHRAQTDPSIPIPATTQSLNMAHSTWPGLAPTSPSDTTTQLPSQTHSAWMGTAPSDPTTTQPRDETYSAQMGPAPSDPTITQFPSQTHSAQVGPAPSDPTSTQLPSQTHSTWMSPAPSDPTTTQPQDETHSARMGSAPSDPTTTQPQDETHSSRMGPAPSDPTTTQPQDETHSAQMGPAPSDPTTTQPQDETHSTWMGPAPSDPTTTQPQDETHIARMGPAPSDPTTTQPQDETHIARMGPAPSDPTTSQPQDETHSAWMGPAPFDPTTAQLCSQTHSAQMGPAPSDPTTTQPQDKTHSARMGPAPSDPTTTQPQDETHSARMGPAPSDPTTTQPEDETHSARMGPAPSDPTTTQPEDETHSAQMGPAPSNPTITQLPSQTHSAQMGPAPSDPTTTQLPSQTHSTWMGLAPSDPTTTQPQDETHSAQMGPAPSNPTTTQPQDETHSAQMGPAPSDPTSTQPRDEIHIARMGPAPSDPTTTQLPSQTHSTRMGPAPSNPTTTQPRDKTHSTQMGPAPSDPTTTQPQDETHSSRMGLAFPSKPQGKPPGTRTHYASPAINGTGCAKTPGAPWLPGTPAAQTDAATTPGQPQGPVLEMPHPATRALPATAFPPTMPSTLALPSLATAPHTTTPRATTTPAPPPAQGAVTMVWETRAPVPAAGLGAVRGKGDCQEPGYKSPQLQELIQVVRELRGDLHALVHTQQQERRQLGAIAGSLAELAGAVRQLIGELPSQMLRGQSQLPLQRGAGRALHPTLTALPDTYLPKSPTERQTPPSPA, via the exons ATGTACCTGGcctcccctacccccatccccaaatccatgcacccccccagccagccccacagcacctgGACCAGACtagcctcccccatccccacaaccACCCCCCTTTCCAGCCACCTCCACAGGACCCAGATGCGCCTGGCCTCCCCTACTACCACCCCTATCCTCACAATGACCCACAGAGCCCAAACAGACCCAAGCATCCCCATCCCGGCAACCACCCAGTCTCTGAACATGGCCCACAGCACCTGGCcaggcctggcccccacctccccctccgACACAACCACCCAGCTTCCTAGCCAGACCCACAGCGCCTGGATGGGCACAGCTCCCTCCGACCCCACAACCACCCAGCCTCGGGACGAGACCTACAGTGCCCAGATGGGCCCGGCTCCCTCCGACCCCACAATCACCCAGTTTCCTAGCCAGACCCACAGTGCCCAGGTGGGCCCAGCTCCCTCAGACCCCACAAGCACCCAGCTTCCTAGCCAGACCCACAGCACCTGGATGAGCCCGGCTCCCTCCGACCCCACAACCACCCAGCCTCAGGACGAGACCCACAGCGCCCGGATGGGCTCAGCTCCCTCCGACCCCACAACCACCCAGCCTCAGGACGAGACCCACAGCTCTCGGATGGGTCCGGCTCCCTCCGACCCCACAACCACCCAGCCTCAGGATGAGACCCACAGCGCCCAGATGGGCCCAGCTCCCTCCGACCCCACAACCACCCAGCCTCAGGACGAAACCCACAGCACCTGGATGGGCCCAGCTCCCTCCGACCCCACAACCACCCAGCCTCAGGACGAGACCCACATCGCCCGGATGGGCCCAGCTCCCTCCGACCCCACAACCACCCAGCCTCAGGACGAGACCCACATCGCCCGGATGGGCCCAGCTCCCTCCGACCCCACAACCAGCCAGCCTCAGGATGAGACCCACAGTGCCTGGATGGGCCCAGCTCCCTTCGACCCCACAACTGCTCAGCTTTGTAGCCAGACCCACAGCGCCCAGATGGGCCCAGCTCCCTCCGACCCCACAACCACCCAGCCTCAGGACAAGACCCACAGCGCCCGGATGGGCCCAGCTCCCTCCGACCCCACAACCACCCAGCCTCAGGACGAGACCCACAGCGCCCGGATGGGCCCAGCTCCCTCCGACCCCACAACCACCCAGCCTGAGGACGAGACCCACAGCGCCCGGATGGGCCCAGCTCCCTCCGACCCCACAACCACCCAGCCTGAGGACGAGACCCACAGCGCCCAGATGGGCCCAGCTCCCTCCAACCCCACAATCACCCAGCTTCCTAGCCAGACCCACAGTGCCCAGATGGGTCCAGCTCCCTCCGACCCCACAACCACCCAGCTTCCTAGCCAGACCCACAGCACCTGGATGGGCCTGGCTCCCTCCGACCCCACAACCACCCAGCCTCAGGACGAGACCCACAGCGCCCAGATGGGCCCAGCTCCCTCCAACCCCACAACCACCCAGCCTCAGGACGAGACCCACAGCGCCCAGATGGGTCCAGCTCCCTCCGACCCCACAAGCACCCAGCCTCGGGACGAGATCCACATCGCCCGGATGGGCCCAGCTCCCTCCGACCCCACAACCACCCAGCTTCCTAGCCAGACCCACAGCACCCGGATGGGCCCGGCTCCCTCCAACCCCACAACCACCCAGCCTCGGGACAAGACCCACAGCACCCAAATGGGCCCAGCTCCCTCCGACCCCACAACCACCCAGCCTCAGGACGAGACCCACAGCTCCCGGATGGGCCTGGCCTTTCCCTCCAAGCCCCAGGGCAAGCCTCCTGGTACTCGGACGCACTATGCCAGCCCAGCAATTAATGGGACAGGTTGTGCCAAGACACCTGGAGCGCCCTGGCTTCCAGGCACCCCAGCTGCACAGACAG ATGCTGCCACCACGCCAGGCCAGCCTCAGGGACCCGTCCTGGAGATGCCACACCCTGCCACCCGCGCCCTCCCAGCCACTGCCTTCCCCCCAACCATGCCCTCAACCCTGGCCCTCCCATCCCTGGCCACTGctccccacaccaccacccctcgggccaccaccacccctgctccgccccctgcccagggggcaGTGACTATGGTGTGGGAGACAAGAGCCCCCGTAccggctgcagggctgggggcagtcagggggaaggGGGATTGCCAGGAGCCAGGCTACAAatccccccagctgcaggagctgaTCCAGGTGGTGCGGGAGCTGCGCGGGGACTTGCACGCCCTCGTCCATACCCAGCAGCAGGAGCGTCGCCAGCTGGGAGCCATCGCTGGCAGCCTGGCCGAGCTGGCGGGGGCTGTACGGCAGCTGATAGGGGAGCTGCCCAGCCAGATGCTTCGGGGGCAGAGCCAGCTCCCCCTCCAGCGTGGCGcaggcagggccctgcaccccacactgACAGCCTTGCCTGATACCTACCTACCAAAGAGCCCCACTGAGAGacagacccccccctccccagcctga